The Montipora foliosa isolate CH-2021 chromosome 6, ASM3666993v2, whole genome shotgun sequence genome includes the window agatgtattatgggatttgagaaaatagTGAATGCACATAAAAGGTGATTCGCTTACAAGTGATGTAATCACCCCCATGTTGGGTAACCTAAACAACAgacttttaatttaaaatcttaGTTGTTTGTCATCAAGCATTTTGCAAATTTCGTCATTATCTGTGTCTCTGGAGATTGGTTCTCAAACCAACTATTGCTTATGCCATGTTTGCAATCCCTATCTTGCAACATTGAAATCCAGTCTTCACAAGATTGCACACGAAAAAACCTGCCTTGGACACGTTTTAACCACAACTAAAAAGACAAGTTTCTCTGTTGCTTGAAACTAAAGACCACAGTGTCTTTTACGTAGCGGCACACTTAATCCTTGctgtttttcaaaatctaaaggaaATATAATGCTTGCAAGTGGATAAAGTAAACATGGCAGATATTTGCGTTGGTAGATTGTTAGACACGTGGTGcataaaaggtaaaaaaagcCGATTGGGTACAACATGCGCTTACAGTAGATCCATGGGTAGGTAGGAAGATATACCGAGTGGGTATGTGGAATTAGCACACTTGACTTTGTCAAGGTTGTTTCTGCCTTGAGGGGAGCCATTTTACTCTATCTATAGGACAGACCACAAAAAACTGGTTAAATCCAACCAATAGGTTCTACACCTCCAGGGATGGGTCTGATTGAAGTCCCACTTTCTTCAGCCTATcttcttgtttcatttttggGTTTGCTGTTTGAGTGTGCCACACAAGAATCTAAAATGTAATTGAAAACGAGATTGAGGGAGAGTTAATGCCTCATTTATGGAAAATGATGGATCAAGTATTTCTGAATCAGAAAATGAATAAGGATTGTTATACTTACAATGTTATTGCCTAACTGTGGTAAATACAGTCACTATGTCACTTTGAAATCTTTATACATTGGCTTGGAAGATCATTGAGGATTCCTATCTAGTAGGTTGCTCAAGCAGTCTACAAAAATATATCTTGATTTCCAAATTTCTTGCCAATATCTAGCTTGATTGAACTTTTGCataattatatacatgtaactaatacatgtacatctttCTTCTAACTTTATAATACTTTTGGTAGTTTTAATAGCAGATTATAATATTTGGAGATCTTTCAAAGATATTTCATCTATGATCAACATGAAAGAATTTCCTTAGAACTGATCCTGTGAGGTGTTTCACCAAGGGAAACTAACAACTAAACAGCAAAAAATAAGTAAGTTTAAGTAAGATCAATGATCTGGGTGAGAGTACATGtggtcctgagaaggactgttgttaGTAACTGACACTGACTGATGCTTCATCAATCTGACAGGAAATCATCTGTAGTTTCTGATCAATGAATCATATATATACAACTAGTATTATGGTCTTTAACCGGATTGGTCAGTAGAAAATGCGATGTTGTCGGTCTGTCTAATCAGCCATGATGTTGCTGGCTGGGAAGACTGTGATTGGTGAGTCTTGATGTTGTTATGAATTGTTTAACAGCCACTGTGACAGTACCTGTTTGCAGTTATCAGCCAATGGTTCAAACTCCTCCCTTGTCGCAAGTCTGCCAACGACTGATGACTCCAAATAACCTCTACTAGCCATTGTATCCATTTCAACATCTGGGTTGTCAATTATCAGTTTTGCATTTATAGCAAACCCAGCCATGTCCAAAGGCATTGGCCGTTCAGGCTTCCACAGTGTGTAGAATTTCACTACAGAGCCATCTTTGCAAATCGGTCCTTCCCATTTAAGTCCTCCAACTAGGCCAACCGGCCATACAGAGATCTTCTTTGTGTATCGCATCTGAGAAAGATGACATCTTAAAGCGGCTATGTCATGCAAAaggatgtaatttcatgacacccaaaatgcccaaaaagtagaatcaTGAAACATTACAATAACCACTCAAAACTGTTgagcaacataaaagaaatactgtAACAgtgaaaggaaagagaagcatggatggataCAAATGGACAactagattgaaacagattgcatttgggtaatcttgaaaaaagtcaggccgacatttttcaagtttatggcaaatcaccTGGATAAAgattgtttttgctcagaatcatcttgtttgtgatgtgtAACCGTTATAATGGTAATTTtgtcagtaaaggaattccacattaccattttccaAGATGCAAAAAAACATATACCATACCTGTTCAAAAATCTTTAAATCATAAGTATTGTCATCATCTCCAAAATAAATAACTCCTTTCATCCCATCTTTAAAATTCTGCCGTATCCAATTAAGGCCTAAGTTTCTCTGCTCTACACCCC containing:
- the LOC138006695 gene encoding galactosylgalactosylxylosylprotein 3-beta-glucuronosyltransferase 3-like, producing MLRNRFFNPKNILILSIVLTFCGLIWMANQCSKDSLYTSDMVKRVAFVHQSLEQRERFLLEKEREIDKKLKLLGITKFDNTDTKFNNQIPTIFFITPTYQRLTQKADLTRLSQTLLHVPKLHWILVEDSHQKTDLVQRFLASCGVQYTHLAVRTPKELITKETDPRWLKARGVEQRNLGLNWIRQNFKDGMKGVIYFGDDDNTYDLKIFEQMRYTKKISVWPVGLVGGLKWEGPICKDGSVVKFYTLWKPERPMPLDMAGFAINAKLIIDNPDVEMDTMASRGYLESSVVGRLATREEFEPLADNCKQILVWHTQTANPKMKQEDRLKKVGLQSDPSLEV